In Risungbinella massiliensis, a single window of DNA contains:
- a CDS encoding ATP phosphoribosyltransferase regulatory subunit, whose translation MKKVNVPLPGLSDRFGPQLIQFEYLQQVLGKIARRFGYQPLEVPILEYQDSFSEDVVGTSPWPEWNEKGCFYLEVPNYHRSYNEKPDLTRALLIPEGTISVTRWLGNWMDQNPGTPFPLKVYYELSCFRNELTSELSAAKHRQFKQLGVEILGSSNLHADTEIIYLIHRMLNELGIASSDITFRFNHVHLFRMMVEDCRIEWKDALIIKESMDALAECRAGKKPERWDHEYMKIQEVLSSYDLSLEQQARWQLILHHKEGTFTELYYKQFPIDYHPYFDQMNQWIQDFKKVGIYLVADLCVIRSHEYYTGLSYEVDVHMNGKSFIEIAGGGRYDKLVEHFVSSSQPASVPCTGFAFGTERLFQMCQELGLFPQETRLTLPYLLGEEEKIPLVYPKDSKVWSYLEMAKMVEDQLETFHIYVGEENAEKQAYLDFHHLEEVLVVHDEDAL comes from the coding sequence ATGAAAAAAGTAAATGTTCCGTTACCAGGTCTGAGTGATCGTTTTGGTCCGCAATTAATCCAATTTGAGTATTTACAACAAGTATTGGGGAAAATTGCTCGTCGTTTTGGTTATCAACCGTTAGAAGTACCGATTCTAGAGTATCAAGACTCATTTTCTGAAGATGTGGTAGGGACTTCTCCTTGGCCAGAGTGGAATGAAAAAGGGTGCTTCTATCTGGAAGTACCAAACTATCATCGTTCCTATAACGAAAAACCTGATCTAACTCGTGCTCTACTAATCCCTGAAGGAACTATTTCAGTTACCCGATGGTTAGGAAATTGGATGGATCAAAATCCAGGTACTCCTTTTCCATTGAAAGTGTATTATGAGCTTTCCTGTTTCAGGAATGAACTAACTTCGGAATTATCAGCTGCAAAGCACCGTCAATTCAAGCAATTAGGGGTGGAGATTTTAGGCTCCTCCAATCTCCACGCAGATACAGAGATTATTTATCTGATTCACCGAATGCTAAACGAACTAGGAATTGCGTCTTCCGATATTACCTTCCGGTTCAACCATGTTCACTTGTTTCGTATGATGGTAGAGGATTGTCGGATTGAATGGAAGGATGCTTTAATCATAAAAGAGTCAATGGATGCCTTGGCAGAGTGTCGTGCTGGAAAAAAACCAGAGCGTTGGGATCATGAATATATGAAGATTCAGGAAGTATTGAGCTCTTACGATCTATCTTTGGAACAACAAGCTCGTTGGCAGTTAATTCTTCATCATAAAGAAGGGACCTTCACTGAACTGTACTATAAGCAGTTTCCTATAGATTATCATCCATATTTTGACCAAATGAATCAATGGATTCAGGACTTCAAGAAAGTGGGGATTTATCTCGTCGCTGATCTATGTGTTATTCGATCCCACGAATACTACACTGGATTATCTTATGAAGTAGATGTCCATATGAATGGAAAATCTTTTATCGAAATCGCTGGAGGAGGAAGGTATGATAAACTGGTAGAACATTTTGTCAGTTCCAGTCAACCAGCATCCGTCCCTTGTACAGGATTTGCTTTTGGTACGGAACGTCTCTTCCAAATGTGCCAAGAGTTGGGATTATTCCCACAAGAAACCCGATTAACTCTTCCATATCTTCTAGGAGAAGAGGAGAAAATTCCGCTTGTATACCCAAAAGATTCAAAGGTATGGAGTTATCTTGAGATGGCGAAAATGGTTGAAGATCAACTAGAAACCTTCCATATTTATGTAGGAGAAGAGAACGCAGAAAAGCAGGCGTACTTGGATTTTCATCATTTGGAAGAAGTACTGGTTGTTCATGATGAGGATGCTTTATGA
- a CDS encoding DEAD/DEAH box helicase family protein, with product MIQMELHTSNLYPHLIQGIEKSDSIYILSSFIMKSGVTLIYESLKKASQRGADIKICTGDYLYITSPDALEKLLTIDGIEIRMFRTNNRSFHPKAYLFRSEKEGFIVIGSSNLSQSALQTGVEWNLSLSKSIDSEVYEQAFMEFMDVFYHEQTISINGETIQLYQAEYEDNHKKLSTSLGDDIAEKEISTVHGELESSIEITPHDVQVEALKCLQESLDEGYQRSMVVMATGLGKTYLSAFFAKSFSKVLFIAHREEILRQAERSFKKVDDTLSTGLYFGKNKEKDCDVLFASIQTLSMKHHLTSFSSNAFDLIIVDEFHHAAANSYRKVIEYFQPKFLLGMTATPDRLDGANIYALCDNNVAFQMHFLEAIEKGFLVPFHYVGVYDDIDYSKIRVVGGKYDSDQLEAVQIQENMAQKIFQAWEKHRQSRTIGFCSSIRQADFLTDFFNKNDVRAVSLHSRSASRQNAIESLEAREIDIIFTVDLFNEGVDIPLVDTLLFVRPTESISVFTQQIGRGLRLAEGKQYCQIIDLIGNYRNLDAKLCLFNKMTGEPKKIYEPIVPELCEFELETKAIDIIKYYKKPLNNRLIESYYDVKRELGRRPTYLETHLYGREDASKYKKEWGSFAEFLLAENELNNNEKDIVKTYSPILQDIEKTVMNKSYKMVLLLSMLERGKDRWAHPITAEVATPIFMEYLMKVPYRRKIDEISNNEETVTKLIYNMPMSKWSGSSKGIFELKGNQFYVKGYAELGTKELYQMVKEICEYRLHLYFEKKADK from the coding sequence ATGATTCAAATGGAACTACACACATCAAATCTTTATCCGCATTTAATTCAAGGTATCGAAAAGTCTGATTCCATCTACATACTATCTTCTTTTATTATGAAATCAGGGGTAACGTTAATATATGAATCCTTAAAAAAAGCTTCTCAACGGGGAGCTGATATTAAAATTTGTACAGGTGATTATTTATATATTACATCCCCTGACGCTCTCGAAAAACTTCTTACCATTGACGGAATAGAGATAAGAATGTTTCGTACAAATAATCGTTCCTTCCATCCAAAAGCATATTTGTTTCGTTCAGAAAAAGAAGGATTTATAGTGATAGGATCATCTAATTTATCACAAAGTGCATTGCAGACTGGAGTGGAGTGGAACTTATCATTATCTAAGAGTATAGATTCTGAAGTATATGAGCAGGCATTTATGGAATTTATGGATGTTTTCTATCACGAACAGACGATTTCAATAAATGGAGAAACAATTCAGTTATACCAAGCGGAATATGAAGATAATCATAAAAAACTATCAACTTCATTAGGGGATGACATCGCAGAAAAAGAGATTTCTACGGTCCATGGGGAGTTGGAAAGTAGTATTGAAATTACTCCTCATGATGTACAAGTAGAAGCACTAAAATGTTTGCAAGAGTCATTAGATGAAGGATATCAGCGTTCCATGGTTGTGATGGCAACGGGACTTGGGAAAACATACCTAAGTGCTTTCTTTGCAAAATCATTTTCGAAAGTGCTTTTCATTGCACATAGAGAAGAGATTCTACGTCAAGCAGAGCGGTCATTTAAAAAGGTAGATGACACACTTTCTACTGGATTGTATTTTGGGAAAAATAAAGAAAAAGATTGCGATGTTTTATTTGCTTCCATCCAAACTCTTTCCATGAAACATCACTTAACATCCTTTTCTTCAAATGCTTTTGATTTAATCATAGTAGACGAATTTCATCATGCAGCGGCTAATTCTTATCGCAAAGTAATTGAATATTTCCAACCTAAATTTTTACTGGGAATGACAGCAACGCCTGACCGCCTAGATGGAGCAAATATTTATGCACTATGTGATAATAATGTAGCTTTTCAAATGCATTTCTTGGAAGCTATTGAAAAAGGTTTCTTAGTCCCCTTTCATTATGTAGGAGTTTATGACGACATTGATTACTCAAAGATTAGAGTAGTTGGTGGAAAATATGATTCTGATCAATTAGAAGCTGTTCAAATTCAAGAAAATATGGCTCAAAAGATTTTTCAAGCGTGGGAGAAGCATCGTCAATCTAGAACAATAGGATTCTGTTCTTCGATTAGACAAGCTGATTTTTTAACCGACTTTTTTAACAAGAATGATGTTCGAGCAGTATCCCTTCATTCCAGATCAGCATCTAGACAGAATGCAATTGAATCGTTAGAAGCCAGAGAAATTGATATTATCTTTACGGTAGATTTGTTTAATGAAGGTGTGGATATTCCTTTAGTGGACACCTTGCTTTTTGTTCGACCAACAGAATCAATCTCTGTGTTTACCCAACAGATAGGGCGTGGTTTGAGGTTAGCAGAAGGCAAACAATATTGCCAAATTATTGATTTAATCGGCAATTATCGAAACTTGGATGCGAAACTATGCCTTTTTAATAAAATGACTGGAGAGCCAAAAAAGATTTATGAGCCAATTGTCCCCGAGTTATGTGAGTTTGAACTAGAGACAAAAGCAATCGATATCATTAAATATTATAAGAAGCCACTTAATAACCGATTAATAGAAAGCTACTATGATGTGAAACGAGAGTTAGGGAGAAGACCTACTTATTTGGAAACGCATCTTTATGGTAGAGAAGATGCTAGTAAATACAAAAAGGAATGGGGGTCTTTTGCGGAGTTTTTATTAGCTGAAAATGAGTTAAATAATAATGAGAAAGATATAGTAAAAACATATTCTCCTATTTTGCAAGATATCGAAAAAACTGTAATGAACAAAAGTTATAAAATGGTACTTCTATTATCGATGCTTGAGCGTGGGAAAGACCGCTGGGCGCACCCGATAACCGCTGAAGTTGCAACTCCTATTTTCATGGAATATCTAATGAAGGTTCCTTATCGAAGGAAAATCGACGAAATCTCTAATAACGAAGAGACAGTTACCAAGCTGATTTATAATATGCCAATGAGCAAATGGTCAGGATCATCAAAGGGGATTTTTGAGTTAAAGGGGAATCAATTTTATGTAAAGGGTTATGCAGAACTTGGTACAAAGGAACTATACCAGATGGTAAAAGAGATTTGTGAATATCGCTTGCATTTATATTTTGAGAAAAAGGCTGATAAATAA
- a CDS encoding phosphotransferase — MRESKPFWRDVPLEVRREIENYLGSPVIKAYRVFGGFGPSATFRLILEDGRTIFAKGAGKGSTSVNWSGVEWEEWVYQNIEVIRPLSPAYFGSVKTKEWHLLFLEDLTTSHKVPPWTEELAIKAVHDIAKFHLCGIAEEKKVKSIITRNYDSSWKLIKDNRDELSQFLALFKENSEMAKDWLHDVIDILIATESEAMRSDQPWGLIHCDIRSDNLCFQNRKLVLFDWAVLCSGPLILDIIFFFPSVMGEGGPSSERLLPEYKKIMEKGGIIFPDFAERAATAFMAGFFAGRAGKPPIPGLPRLRQIQRLQLRIALQMVAKTLNLPKPPDLEEQD, encoded by the coding sequence TTGCGTGAATCTAAACCATTTTGGAGAGATGTACCGCTTGAAGTACGAAGAGAAATTGAAAATTACTTGGGCTCCCCTGTGATAAAAGCTTACAGAGTTTTCGGGGGATTTGGACCTAGTGCTACTTTTCGTCTAATTCTAGAGGATGGTCGTACGATATTTGCAAAAGGGGCTGGCAAAGGATCAACTAGTGTAAATTGGAGTGGAGTAGAATGGGAGGAATGGGTTTATCAAAATATAGAAGTGATCCGTCCTTTATCTCCAGCTTACTTCGGTTCTGTTAAGACGAAAGAGTGGCATCTTTTATTTCTAGAGGATTTAACTACAAGTCATAAGGTCCCCCCTTGGACTGAAGAATTAGCAATAAAAGCTGTACATGACATAGCAAAATTCCATCTATGTGGTATAGCGGAAGAGAAAAAAGTAAAATCCATTATCACCAGAAATTACGATAGTAGCTGGAAACTCATAAAAGATAATCGAGATGAATTAAGTCAATTTTTAGCATTGTTTAAAGAGAACAGCGAGATGGCAAAGGATTGGCTTCATGATGTAATCGATATTCTAATAGCAACTGAGTCAGAAGCAATGAGATCCGATCAACCTTGGGGATTAATTCATTGCGACATTCGTTCTGATAATCTTTGTTTTCAAAACAGAAAATTGGTTCTCTTTGATTGGGCTGTGTTATGTAGTGGTCCATTAATACTAGATATCATTTTCTTTTTTCCAAGTGTTATGGGGGAAGGGGGTCCGTCATCAGAAAGACTTTTACCTGAATATAAAAAAATTATGGAAAAAGGAGGAATAATATTTCCCGATTTTGCTGAGCGAGCTGCTACCGCTTTTATGGCTGGATTTTTTGCTGGTCGGGCAGGAAAACCACCTATACCCGGTTTACCTAGACTTAGACAAATTCAGCGTTTGCAATTAAGAATTGCTCTCCAAATGGTTGCTAAAACGCTCAACTTGCCAAAGCCTCCTGATTTAGAGGAACAGGACTAA
- a CDS encoding polyprenyl synthetase family protein: MKIAEAFQEWSPVLYTRYQELISRWNTDIDPNIFGHYQSYAWGDQHLPRPLLTWIGYLSTSTQATRSELDSLGDTVFLSQLLRDLLAIHDDIVDEDRIKFGSPTLPVRLSARTQEIKNWRDQSLNKQGKDLSLFFGDSLFSFILQVIMDSNHPETTKWKLLKLVEETNRLTQRGQIQELLLAEIPFTEIRMNHLLEVYRWKAGTYCYAFPFEIGCLVNGSIPIETQKKASTLLTQIGAASQIIDDIAGCFPEVLEQGKDTLGELLHLRRTVLLVDLAHQPHLSRRVQEILKKSECSIQEAWILKKEMKKMGTLQRAVSLSKSLINNAEQQISNFGFSPISTEYLTDLVYKRVTKNIERVIKGSEQIEKVQLSTSEGDA; encoded by the coding sequence ATGAAAATAGCAGAAGCATTTCAAGAATGGAGTCCTGTTCTCTATACCCGATATCAGGAATTAATTTCCCGTTGGAATACGGATATTGATCCAAATATTTTTGGTCACTATCAATCTTATGCTTGGGGAGATCAACATCTCCCCCGCCCTCTTTTAACTTGGATAGGCTATTTGTCCACTAGTACCCAAGCTACTCGAAGTGAACTTGATTCTTTAGGCGATACAGTTTTTCTTTCACAACTACTTCGAGATTTATTAGCCATTCATGATGACATTGTAGATGAAGATCGAATAAAATTTGGTAGTCCTACACTACCTGTTCGTTTGTCTGCAAGGACACAGGAAATTAAAAATTGGAGAGATCAATCGTTGAACAAACAAGGGAAAGATTTGTCTCTCTTTTTTGGAGATAGTTTATTTTCCTTTATCCTTCAAGTTATTATGGATTCTAATCATCCAGAGACAACTAAGTGGAAGTTGCTCAAATTGGTAGAAGAAACGAATCGCCTCACTCAAAGAGGACAAATTCAGGAACTTTTGTTAGCAGAAATTCCATTTACAGAAATACGAATGAATCATCTACTTGAGGTATACCGATGGAAAGCTGGAACTTATTGTTATGCCTTCCCATTTGAAATCGGATGTTTAGTTAACGGATCTATCCCAATAGAAACTCAAAAGAAAGCAAGTACATTACTAACTCAAATTGGTGCAGCTTCCCAAATTATTGATGACATTGCTGGATGCTTTCCAGAAGTGTTAGAGCAAGGAAAAGACACTTTAGGAGAGTTACTTCATTTAAGAAGAACTGTATTATTAGTCGATTTAGCTCACCAACCTCACTTATCTCGACGTGTTCAAGAAATACTAAAGAAATCTGAGTGTTCAATACAAGAAGCATGGATTTTAAAAAAAGAAATGAAGAAAATGGGTACTTTGCAACGTGCAGTTTCGCTTTCTAAATCCTTAATCAATAATGCCGAACAACAAATATCTAATTTTGGCTTTTCTCCTATTTCGACTGAATATTTAACAGACCTTGTCTACAAACGAGTGACTAAAAACATCGAACGAGTGATAAAAGGAAGTGAACAAATTGAAAAAGTTCAGCTCTCAACCAGCGAGGGGGATGCGTGA
- the hisS gene encoding histidine--tRNA ligase, with protein sequence MKKFSSQPARGMRDFLPSEVELRDWMTSQILESYQSFGFQRIETPSVERLELLTGGDGGENSKMIFKIMKRREKLPELSASTKEDDLADLGLRFDLTVPLVRYYAQNRAQLPQPMKSIQMGPVWRAERPQKGRFRQFLQCDIDIIGEASILAEAQLLLAAGKALTRLGFDELTFRINDRRLLVALAEEAGFSSEEQSSLFIILDKLDKLGIDGIKKEFKEKGFPINRVEQFLSSIEESQQAPIEKVNAPDRLSEEVIPNLNLLQKVVKAQLGDQVQVVFDPTLVRGMGYYTGPIFEIESSGLSSSIAGGGRYDEMVGKYLKESVPACGISIGFERIWTILSEKSQQQKEHDLPNKLVLLYPSTIKSEDYLTLFEKVKEYQDQGYQVNLRSQRKNLSKQLKQLKEEGFLFFVRFKEWEIRKNESTPH encoded by the coding sequence TTGAAAAAGTTCAGCTCTCAACCAGCGAGGGGGATGCGTGACTTTTTGCCAAGCGAGGTAGAACTGCGAGATTGGATGACCTCTCAAATACTTGAATCTTATCAATCATTTGGTTTCCAGAGAATTGAAACTCCCAGTGTGGAACGTCTTGAACTTTTAACCGGTGGCGATGGCGGCGAAAACTCCAAAATGATCTTTAAAATCATGAAACGACGTGAGAAACTACCTGAATTATCTGCATCAACAAAAGAAGATGATCTAGCAGATTTAGGTTTGCGTTTTGATCTGACTGTTCCGTTAGTACGGTATTATGCACAAAACCGTGCTCAGTTACCTCAACCCATGAAAAGTATTCAAATGGGACCGGTATGGAGAGCAGAGCGACCTCAAAAAGGTAGGTTTCGTCAATTTCTCCAATGTGACATAGACATTATCGGAGAAGCCTCTATTCTCGCTGAAGCTCAATTATTGCTTGCGGCAGGAAAAGCATTGACTCGTCTGGGTTTTGATGAATTAACTTTTCGCATAAATGATCGACGTTTACTTGTTGCTCTTGCAGAAGAAGCAGGGTTTTCCAGTGAAGAACAGAGCTCTCTTTTTATCATTCTCGATAAACTCGATAAACTTGGGATAGATGGAATCAAGAAAGAATTTAAAGAAAAAGGATTCCCTATTAACCGTGTAGAGCAATTCTTAAGCTCAATAGAAGAATCACAACAAGCTCCTATTGAAAAAGTAAATGCTCCAGACAGGCTTTCAGAAGAGGTTATACCAAATTTAAACCTCTTACAAAAGGTTGTGAAAGCTCAATTAGGAGATCAAGTTCAAGTGGTCTTTGATCCAACACTTGTTCGAGGAATGGGATATTATACTGGTCCTATTTTTGAAATTGAGTCTTCTGGACTATCTAGCTCTATTGCGGGTGGAGGTCGTTACGATGAAATGGTTGGTAAATACTTAAAAGAGTCTGTACCAGCTTGTGGTATTTCCATTGGATTTGAACGAATTTGGACCATTTTATCCGAAAAATCACAACAACAAAAGGAGCATGATCTTCCAAATAAACTGGTATTATTGTATCCTTCGACAATAAAATCAGAGGACTACCTAACCTTGTTTGAAAAAGTGAAAGAGTATCAAGATCAAGGATATCAAGTTAATTTACGATCCCAACGGAAAAATTTAAGCAAGCAGTTGAAACAGCTAAAAGAGGAAGGTTTTCTGTTTTTTGTACGATTTAAAGAGTGGGAAATCCGCAAAAATGAATCCACTCCACATTGA
- a CDS encoding helix-turn-helix domain-containing protein produces MQISQISSLELGNYLRLKRKEQNYRLEDLADENISVSTISNIELGKTNVAEDKRHYLIHKLGIEETELTKLIATQRSHREDIKWKLESVEHILDLDHHKGWKKLKQIQLEKTDPFMTIVNYLKAKYYIRIRDWEKATKSLYEAIRILESNPDIKHINLFSACQYELSRVSYFTNNLEQALRCVEVGLENFILDGERLYYRDILLVGKAIYSERLNKIDEVIRVLDELWPRVYQLESHEVALGVFEIRIKTLIKLKKYEEAIECAKQGLRMARLNRQHERSFELWVYLGEIYIHVNEWEFAENCFLNALDIEIKKRYLLITAYTQLSKLYIKQNRMDEARHLIEKAIVIGNETNSRFALIDLLITLGDCYYEQDSLDDAIEKYNSALQLAREEMSLKQEKEVLFRICKCENHLSKDQFQKHLEDYFRVEVRLQATD; encoded by the coding sequence ATGCAGATATCACAAATCAGCAGCCTAGAGTTGGGTAATTACCTTCGGCTTAAACGAAAAGAGCAGAACTATCGTCTGGAGGATTTGGCAGATGAGAATATCTCTGTTTCTACTATTAGCAATATCGAACTAGGCAAAACCAATGTGGCAGAAGATAAAAGGCACTATCTAATACATAAGCTTGGGATTGAGGAGACGGAACTGACGAAGCTGATTGCAACACAGCGGAGTCATCGAGAGGATATTAAGTGGAAATTGGAATCGGTTGAGCACATTTTGGATTTAGACCATCATAAAGGTTGGAAAAAGTTAAAGCAGATTCAACTAGAAAAGACAGACCCATTTATGACAATTGTGAATTACCTAAAGGCAAAATACTATATTCGAATCCGGGACTGGGAAAAAGCAACAAAATCTTTATATGAAGCTATTCGTATTTTGGAGAGTAATCCAGACATCAAACACATTAACCTATTTTCAGCATGTCAATATGAGCTTAGCCGGGTTTCCTATTTCACAAATAACTTAGAACAAGCTCTAAGGTGTGTTGAAGTAGGTCTTGAAAATTTTATTCTTGATGGAGAAAGGCTTTATTACAGAGATATTTTACTGGTAGGAAAGGCTATATACTCGGAACGCTTAAATAAAATAGATGAGGTAATCAGGGTATTAGATGAACTATGGCCTCGTGTCTATCAATTGGAGTCACATGAAGTTGCCTTAGGTGTTTTTGAAATTAGAATTAAAACATTAATCAAACTGAAAAAATATGAGGAAGCAATAGAATGTGCGAAACAAGGACTTAGAATGGCGAGGTTAAATCGCCAACATGAGCGATCTTTTGAACTGTGGGTATATCTAGGGGAAATATATATCCATGTCAATGAATGGGAATTTGCAGAAAATTGCTTTTTAAATGCATTGGATATCGAGATTAAAAAGCGGTATTTGCTAATCACTGCCTACACTCAACTAAGCAAGCTTTATATCAAGCAGAATAGAATGGATGAAGCCCGTCATCTAATAGAAAAGGCAATCGTAATAGGCAATGAAACGAACTCCCGTTTTGCACTGATCGATCTTCTTATTACTCTGGGGGATTGTTACTATGAACAAGATAGTTTAGATGATGCTATCGAAAAATATAACAGCGCTCTCCAATTAGCAAGAGAGGAAATGTCTTTAAAACAGGAAAAAGAGGTGCTTTTTCGTATTTGTAAGTGTGAAAATCATTTGAGTAAAGACCAGTTTCAAAAACATCTTGAAGATTACTTTAGAGTTGAAGTAAGATTACAGGCAACAGATTAA
- a CDS encoding homogentisate 1,2-dioxygenase: protein MPFYQRVGQVPPKRHTQFRKPDGELYREQVMGTKGFSGMQSILYHVHPPTQVREVTKIRDWEIPLSDVGANRHRHFFTSEISKQGDMVEGRQYWLANQDVTMATVTPTEEMKYFFRNSDGDELHFVHEGHGVLETVFGEIPYKEGDYLVIPVGTTYRYRLESEDSRFLVLETTGEINTPKRYRNEFGQLMEHSPFCERDFRSPQDVQPVMENGDFEVRVKARGQLQAYRYDYHPLDVVGWDGYLYPYAFSIYDFEPITGSIHQPPPVHQTFQGNNFVVCSFVPRMYDYHPLAIPAPYYHSNVNSDEVLYYVKGNFMSRKGIRQASLTLHPSGIPHGPHPGKVEASLGKTRTEELAVMVDTFQPLYVTKEALAAEDPGYMYTWNPNKGESTS from the coding sequence ATGCCATTTTATCAACGTGTAGGGCAAGTACCGCCAAAACGTCATACGCAGTTTCGTAAGCCAGATGGGGAGCTTTATCGGGAGCAAGTAATGGGAACCAAAGGTTTTTCTGGGATGCAGTCGATTTTATACCATGTCCATCCTCCTACTCAGGTTCGGGAAGTGACCAAGATCCGGGATTGGGAGATTCCGTTATCAGATGTGGGAGCCAATCGGCATCGGCATTTTTTCACTTCTGAGATTTCCAAGCAGGGAGATATGGTCGAGGGAAGGCAATACTGGCTTGCCAATCAAGATGTGACGATGGCGACGGTGACCCCAACAGAGGAGATGAAATATTTTTTCCGTAATAGTGATGGAGATGAACTTCATTTTGTCCATGAAGGGCATGGGGTATTGGAGACCGTATTTGGGGAAATCCCATATAAAGAGGGCGATTATCTGGTCATCCCGGTAGGAACTACTTACCGCTATCGTCTGGAGTCCGAGGATAGCAGATTTCTCGTCTTGGAGACAACTGGGGAGATCAATACACCCAAGCGCTATCGGAATGAGTTTGGTCAGTTAATGGAACATAGTCCTTTCTGTGAGCGAGATTTTCGTTCGCCGCAGGATGTCCAACCAGTAATGGAAAATGGGGACTTTGAGGTGCGAGTCAAAGCGCGTGGTCAGCTGCAAGCTTATCGATATGATTATCATCCACTCGATGTGGTGGGGTGGGATGGTTATCTTTATCCATATGCCTTTTCGATCTATGATTTTGAACCGATCACGGGATCGATTCACCAGCCACCACCTGTTCATCAGACATTCCAAGGAAATAACTTTGTGGTTTGTTCTTTTGTGCCTCGGATGTATGATTATCATCCACTTGCCATTCCTGCGCCGTATTATCATAGTAACGTCAATAGTGATGAGGTTCTCTATTATGTGAAGGGGAACTTTATGTCGCGAAAAGGGATTCGCCAAGCATCGCTGACGCTTCATCCAAGTGGGATTCCACATGGTCCTCATCCGGGAAAGGTGGAAGCAAGTCTCGGGAAAACGAGAACAGAGGAACTAGCTGTGATGGTAGATACGTTCCAGCCACTCTATGTAACAAAGGAGGCATTAGCAGCGGAGGATCCAGGGTATATGTATACTTGGAATCCAAATAAAGGAGAGAGCACTAGTTGA
- a CDS encoding nucleoside triphosphate pyrophosphohydrolase: MPVYNKLVRDRIPEIIVNSNKEAVFRKLDEKEYLVEARKKLEEELLEYLESENDQDSLEELADLLELIYALAEVHGSSREKLEEIRSEKAEKRGGFQKRLFLSEVKE; encoded by the coding sequence ATGCCGGTATATAACAAGCTTGTCAGAGATCGAATTCCTGAAATTATTGTAAACTCCAATAAGGAGGCGGTATTTCGTAAATTAGATGAGAAAGAGTACCTTGTGGAGGCACGAAAGAAATTAGAGGAAGAATTACTAGAATATCTAGAAAGCGAAAACGATCAGGATTCATTAGAAGAATTGGCAGATCTGCTTGAATTGATTTACGCTCTTGCTGAAGTTCATGGTTCTAGTCGAGAGAAATTAGAAGAGATTCGAAGTGAAAAAGCAGAAAAACGTGGCGGATTTCAAAAAAGATTGTTTCTTTCTGAGGTTAAAGAATGA